From Ammoniphilus oxalaticus:
AAAGAAAAATAATACGAGAATTAGAAAATAAGCAGACAGGGATCGGGTTGATTATTACATATGAATTGAGTCACATAAGCGGAGTTTTAAGCCAGTCAGTGCGGAAGAGCGAGCCACCTTCAGTCGGAGTTAGGTCCCAAAATCTACTGATCGGGCGCTATGCCTCTATCGAATATCCGATCTATTCAATAGCTATTCGACAGAGGACTAGCGCCCTTAGGCGCTTGAGCGTGAAAAGGTCCCCCGTCTACGTTTCCTTTTGCGCAGTGCCTTGGCTTTGGATCGCCTGGGTCATTGCGGTGATCGAGGCGGTGAGCGTTTCGATGCGGCTTTCGACGCGGGTGAGCAAATACCAGGAAACGAAGATGGGGAAACCTAGGTTGCTGATCAGCTGGATAAGATCCAGATGTTCCATGCGTGTAGGTCCCCCCTTTGTTTTTGGGTTGTTTTAGATTTTTATTAAATTACGCTTCTTGCACATCAAACGGTGTGACTGTGCGATGCGTGATCGCGGCTCCTTTGATCGAGACGATGCCGAATAGATCGGCGCCAATTTCGAGGACTTCTTCCATTTGCTGTTTGACTTCAGCGTCCGTTACATCTTCCCTTGCGGCGGGAACTTCAAATTTCACCGTCGTTCCATCGTCTTTTGCAAAATACAAAGCGATAACGGTTTCGTCAATTTCACGAGGCATGAGGCGCACCTCCTTTCGTGAGGAAATAGTCGTGAGGCGGGTCAACCGAGGCGGTTAACGGAAGGACATGGGACTTAGTTTGGATTTCAGTTACATGCGAATGACTTCGGATTCAGTCGCTAAGATCACGCGATCCAGCGGCAATTCAGATAGGACGGCGAGGGCGTCGCCAAAGGCTTGGACATTATCCAATGTCGCAAATTCGGAGTCGACGTTTTTGTATGAGCGGCTTTTGAAGATCGGTTTGCCTAAATCGCTGACTCCGACGAGAAACCCAAGCTTAATTTGCTTATTGTCTTTTGTCGTGTACATCATCTTGTTTCACCTCCCTTCAATCGGTTTTCTGAAGCTTATTGGGATACGGATACCCCTAGAGGAACGGGTCTGACCCCGGTCGGAACTTGTTGAACCTTGTCGACCAACCTCCTCTCACTTCATTGATTTAAGTATAGCGCCTTTCGTGTTGCTTGTAAACAATTGTTTTGAAATAATTTATTATTTTGAGTACAAAGGCATCACCTCCTTAAATTGACACGTCGAGCGAGTTCTTCCCATTTGACGTCATAGCCTAACGCCTCCGCGACTTTGCGGATCGGGGCGTAGGTCAGTCCATTTTCAATAAACCCCATCGCGATCGGGCGGCCATTGTCACAAATCGAAACGAGCGATTTTTCTGTTTGCAAATCTTTCATGAGTAGCGTCCATGGAAAAAGCGGACCCGGGCAATACACTTTGTTCACGGAATCGATTTCGTTGTGTCCGATGATGTAATCGCGGGTGAGCGGGACCTGCCAGCGGGCGGCGATCTGTTTGATCAGCCAAAGTCCCGCCTGGTATTGCGCTTCATCGAGCGTGCCGCCGCGGTCTTTTCCTTCAAATTCAATCGTGATCGTGTAACGATTCGGATTGCCGCGCCGTTGTAAAATAAGCGGAGCGGTTGGCTTCAGGACCCGCCCGTTCGTCCAGGCGCCGTCCGTTTCTTTGACGTATTGATGGATCTCGCCGTTGCGCCCGACACCGTAATGGCTGCTCACTTGGGTGGTCGGATTTTGAAAATGGGCGAGCGTGCCCGCCATAAACCCGGCCATCGTATGCAACACGATTAGCGGTGGGGTCGGCGGCAGGGTGGTTATGGAACGGACATTGGGCGTGAAGTTTGGGCTCGGTTTCCAGACAATAGGATGCATTGAGAGTCCTCCTTTTAGTGTTGGCTTTGTTCTGTATAGGATGGATAGCTGAAAGAGTTAACGTGATCGATCGGTCGGTTGCCGCGCCTCAGTCGGCGGATGTCTGCACCCAAAATGATAAAAAGCGGGCGGTCCATACGGACAAGGGACAAGGTCGCCATTGAGAAACAGAGCAACGGTCAGACCACAGGCAGGGCAACGTTTATCGCCGTATGTGGGTTGCTTTGAAAGATACGGATTCATGAGCCTAACGCCTCCAATTTTCGTAAGAGATCAGCTGCGATTGCTTGTTGTTCGGGCGAGAGCTTGTCCTCTTTGTCGGTAGCGAGACCGAGCTCTTGCCGCTGTTGTTGCTTGATGACCCATTCGGGCAGATCAGAACCACGCCGTTGTGAGGATCTGGAAGAAGGTCGAGTTGGACCTATTCCCGTGATTGGCCCCCTTGGCAGAGAAGCCTCTCTCGCGCCGAGCGTTTGCGATGATCGTTGTGGCTGCGCCTGCATCGACTTTTTCCTGTTGGATGAAGCACTGTTCCATTCGTTATGTAAAGATTTCAAAAGATACGCCCCAAAGTTTTTTACGTGACGGTATTGGAGACAAGCATAGATTTTCTCTAGAAATTGCGGTTCATTGAATAGCGGATGATCTTTGCAGTCGTTGAAGGCTTGGACGATCGTTTCTTTTTTGTCTGACAGTTGATCGTCTTGATCAATAATTGCTTCCATCGTTGCAGGGAGCGGCTCAGCAGGTTTTTCAACAGTCTGCTTTGACTCCCCTTTTTCTAGTGTAACGGTTGGCGTTTGTTCATCGAGATTGGGAGTAGCGGCGACAATGACGTAAGGTTGCGGTTGCACAGGCGCATTGTGGACAATGAGACGCAGTTCTTGTTTGGAATGAGGCGCTCGTTGCAAATAAACGAGTCCAAACGAAAGCAAAGGATGAAGAATTTTTCCGTAAAAAGTTGATTTTCCTGTCTGCAATTTTTGGATGATTTTGTTCAGGGAGGTAGGGATCAGGTGTGACGTTAGCTCTCCCTCGCTCTCATTCATTTCGGTAACCCAGCCTTGAAATTGGATCCAGGCAAGCAAAGCTTTTTCACCTAATTTTGGAAGCCACTCAGCTAAAACAACAGGATCGAGTAGAGGACGAGGACCATGTACTGTTTGTGAGTTCATGAGATGATAACCTCCATAGCGGATTAAATTTGTTTGGTACATGTGATGGAGGGAGGATGGACCCTACCCTAGTTCATCTTTCTTTTACACGAATGATAAGCATCAACAATCGAGACTACAAATTCAGGATCTGTTTCCATGATAACAATGACGTCCTGTAATAATTGGGATTGATATTCAAAATGATCTGATCCGTAAGTGTATACTTCTCCAGGTGTCAGACCTAACACATCTATTATCTTTTGAAGTGTTTCTTGACTCGGCGACTTCCTCCTTTGTTCAATCTTCTGAATGTGAGAGTAACTGCAACCTGTCCTTTCCGCTAGTTGTTCCTGGGTAAGCTGCTTGGCCATTCTGGCTCGTCGAATGTAAAACCCAATATGCTTCATCAAATCACTCCCTTTAATTTAAGTGTAAACAATGAAAGAAGATCTGAACAGGCACCACAGGTGTGAGTTTTCGCTAAAAAAGGTGATTGTCTCACACTTTCTAGGTGTAACGCATTGTCGAATTGAGTCTGTCCTCCCACATCTCTTTTAATTTACCAAATGTAGGACTTTTGCGCTGGGGAAAAACAGGAATAATGTGACAATTATATGAAGATCATAGATCAATCTATCTCTTTTAATCTTATAAATCTTTATAGATCTAACGGACTGGTTTTAAATCGGGACTAGTTCTCGTTTGGACCAGTTTGTCTATAACAAGGAAACATGCCTAGCCCCCGTCAAATGAGGGTTGGCGTTATTTAAATTAAATGGCGGTTTTAAAAAAGACTGGTTTTGGATTAGAACCAGTCCAAGGGAGGGGAGGGGGCAGCCGCTCGGCGGATATGAGCGATCTTATGCTTGTAGCGTTTGTAAGAAAGAGGCGCATATCGTAATCGTCGGGCCAACTTTGTTGTGAATATTTACCTTAAATGATCAAATGATATAGATGAAATTCCCAAAGTAAGCTACAGTATTTCTATTGACCATG
This genomic window contains:
- a CDS encoding DUF1659 domain-containing protein, which translates into the protein MMYTTKDNKQIKLGFLVGVSDLGKPIFKSRSYKNVDSEFATLDNVQAFGDALAVLSELPLDRVILATESEVIRM
- a CDS encoding DUF2922 domain-containing protein; the protein is MPREIDETVIALYFAKDDGTTVKFEVPAAREDVTDAEVKQQMEEVLEIGADLFGIVSIKGAAITHRTVTPFDVQEA
- a CDS encoding helix-turn-helix domain-containing protein codes for the protein MKHIGFYIRRARMAKQLTQEQLAERTGCSYSHIQKIEQRRKSPSQETLQKIIDVLGLTPGEVYTYGSDHFEYQSQLLQDVIVIMETDPEFVVSIVDAYHSCKRKMN
- a CDS encoding YvrJ family protein, which codes for MEHLDLIQLISNLGFPIFVSWYLLTRVESRIETLTASITAMTQAIQSQGTAQKET
- a CDS encoding N-acetylmuramoyl-L-alanine amidase, encoding MHPIVWKPSPNFTPNVRSITTLPPTPPLIVLHTMAGFMAGTLAHFQNPTTQVSSHYGVGRNGEIHQYVKETDGAWTNGRVLKPTAPLILQRRGNPNRYTITIEFEGKDRGGTLDEAQYQAGLWLIKQIAARWQVPLTRDYIIGHNEIDSVNKVYCPGPLFPWTLLMKDLQTEKSLVSICDNGRPIAMGFIENGLTYAPIRKVAEALGYDVKWEELARRVNLRR